The DNA sequence CGGCGCACCACCACCGACGTCGGCAACCGCTCGGCCGGTCGGGCCGAACTCACCTTCGACGGCCTCCCGGTCGGCGTCGACGACGTGGTGGCCGGCCCCGGCCTCGGCTTCGTGCAGGTGATGCGCGGCTTCGACTACTCCCGCGCCCTGATCAGCCTGATCTGCATCGGCGCCGCCTCGGCCTCGCTGTCCGAGGCGTTCGACCACGCCCGCGAGCGGCACGCGTTCGGCCAGCCGATCGGCCGGTTCCAGGGCCTGTCGTTCCCGCTGGTCGAACACGCCACCTACCTGCACGCCGCCCGGCTGCTGGCGTACGAGGCACTGTGGCGCAAGGACGCCGGGCAGGACCACCGGCTGGCCGCCAACATGGCCAAGTGGTGGGCGCCGCGCGCCGCGTTCGAGGCGGCCCACCAGGCGCTGCTCACCTTCGGCCAGCACGGCTGGAGCGACGAACGCCCGCTGGGCCAACGGATGCGCGACGTGATGGGGCTGGAGATCGGCGACGGCACCGCCCAGGTCACCAAGCTCGTCGTCGCCCGGCTGCTGCTCGGCCGCGACAGCGCGCCCTGACCGGTCGACCACACCCGCCGCACGGTGGACCGGCGCTTGACGGCCGCTGTTCATTCAGTGAATAGCGGCGGCCATGTGCTGCCCCGGGGGATCGCGACCGGGGTCAGCGGCGGCCGGATGGAGAGCTGTGTCGACGGCGGGTGCGTCCGGTCCGAGGAGTTCGTACGCCCGATCCCGGTGCTCTGGGACCACCTGCTCGTGTTCGGTGCCGGCGGGATGCTGACGGTGCTGGTTCGGCTGACCCGCCCGGCTATCGGCCGCTGCACCGGCCCGGTCGACCGGCCCGCCCGGAGGCCGGATACCACTGTCCCGCCCCACAGCGAGTTCGCTGTGCGTACGCCGAATTCGCTGTGGACCGCGACACCAACCCGGCGTCCTTCCTCGGCAACCGCCCGGGCACCTGTGATCATCTGCTGTCCAGCGGTTCGACACGCCGTACCTACGACGGCGGAACAACTGACGATCACCACGCACCGCCACGTCACGAAGGGCACGCCGTTCTGACCCCTGTCGTCGAGGCCAACGAACGGCCCATCGCCGCGAATCGGCGCAGATACGGCAGAGATCGATGTATTGACGTCTCGCAACATGCGCGTAACCTTCTTTGGAGAGCGCTCTCCAAACACATCACCTCCCATCACACCCCGCAGGAGATCTGATGTCATCCACCCCCGCCGCGGTACGCCCGCGGCACCTACCCCGGCTCCGGCGGCTCGTCGCGCCGCTGGCCGTCACCGCGCTCGTGGCGTCGGCGCTGGTCGCCGGCCCGCTCAACTCCGCCGACGCCGCGGACGCCCTGCTCTCGCACGGGCGCCCGGCCGTCTCCTCGTCCAACCAGGGCACCGGAACCCCCGCCTCGGCGGCGTTCGACGCCGACGTACACACCCGCTGGTCCAGCGCCGCCGCCGATCCGCAGTGGATCCGCGTCGACCTCGGCACCCGGTCCACCGTCACCCGGGTCGAGTTGCAGTGGGAGGCCGCCTACGCGACGGCGTACCAGATCCAGACCTCGGACGATACGTTCACCTGGAACACGATCTACTCGACCACGACGGGGACCGGTGGCAACCAGGCCCTCAACGTCACCGGCACCGGCCGCCACGTACGGCTGCTCGGCACCACCCGGGCCACCATGCACGGCTACTCCCTGTGGGAGATCCGGGTCTTCGGCTCGGCCGGCGGCACCCCGCCGACCACCCCGCCGCCCGGCAACGGGTACGTCCCGGCCAACCCGCCGGTGACCGGCGTGGTGCCGTCGACGCACCGCCCGCCGAACAAGGAACACCGCGAGTTCCAGGCGAACTGCGCCCCCACCCACCACCTGCCGGACGACCCGATCGTCTTCCCCAACCTGCCGGGTGCCTCGCATTATCACACCTTCATGGGCAGCCCGACGACGAACGCCCGCAGCACGCTGGCGTCGCTGCAGGCGGGCGGCACCTCGTGCCGGGTGCCGGCGGACCGGTCCGGCTACTGGATGCCGACCATGTACAACGGCAACCAGCTCGTCTCACCCGCCGGCCACCAGGTCATCTACTACAAGTCCGGGGTGATCGACTACACCAGCGTCCGCCCGTTCCCGCCGGGCCTGCGGTACGTCGTCGGCAGCCCGAACGCGACCGCCGCCGACTTCATCGCCGGCTCGGTCGAGGGCTGGGAGTGCGGCGACAGCTACGACAACGCGGACTTCCCGGCGTGGTGCCCGCCCGGCACCCAGCTCAACGTCCGCTACCAGTCGCCGAGCTGCTGGGACGGGCGCTGGCTGGACACCCCCGACCACAAGAGCCACATGGCCTACCCGGTCAACGGGGTCTGTCCGACCAGCCACCCGGTCGCGGTGCCGATGATCGAGTTCAAGATGGCGTTCCCGGTCAGCGGGGACATGTCCCAGGTACGGCTGTCGAGCGGGCGCGGCTACTCGTTCCACTACGACTTCTTCAACGTCTGGGAGCCCCCGACCCTGGCCGCCATGGTCAACCACTGCATCCGCGGCGGCCTCCAGTGCGACGCCCGCGGCTTCGACCTCTACAACCCCCAGGCCGGCGCCGCCCTGAACGAAAACTACGAACTCCCCTAACCCAACCCTCATGATCCGCGTGATCCCCTCATGATCCGC is a window from the Polymorphospora rubra genome containing:
- a CDS encoding DUF1996 domain-containing protein, whose product is MSSTPAAVRPRHLPRLRRLVAPLAVTALVASALVAGPLNSADAADALLSHGRPAVSSSNQGTGTPASAAFDADVHTRWSSAAADPQWIRVDLGTRSTVTRVELQWEAAYATAYQIQTSDDTFTWNTIYSTTTGTGGNQALNVTGTGRHVRLLGTTRATMHGYSLWEIRVFGSAGGTPPTTPPPGNGYVPANPPVTGVVPSTHRPPNKEHREFQANCAPTHHLPDDPIVFPNLPGASHYHTFMGSPTTNARSTLASLQAGGTSCRVPADRSGYWMPTMYNGNQLVSPAGHQVIYYKSGVIDYTSVRPFPPGLRYVVGSPNATAADFIAGSVEGWECGDSYDNADFPAWCPPGTQLNVRYQSPSCWDGRWLDTPDHKSHMAYPVNGVCPTSHPVAVPMIEFKMAFPVSGDMSQVRLSSGRGYSFHYDFFNVWEPPTLAAMVNHCIRGGLQCDARGFDLYNPQAGAALNENYELP